Proteins encoded by one window of Bradyrhizobium sp. B097:
- a CDS encoding enoyl-CoA hydratase/isomerase family protein, translated as MTDNSVLLEKRGQAFWITINRPDKRNALNAGVIAGIARGYREAHDDKDVRVIVLTGAGDKAFCAGADLQNSGAAFSMDFSRPNVDYADLLRLSQNATKPAIARVGGVCMAGGMGLLCMTDMAVAADGVIFGLPEVKVGVFPMQVLSLLQSIAPARLINEWALTGEPFDAATAQAAGLLNYVVPAAELDAKVDWLIGRIVDKSPTAIRRGKYAMRAIASMSFDESIAYTESQIALLAMTEDAKEGLKAFGEKRKPTWTGR; from the coding sequence ATGACCGACAACAGCGTTCTTCTCGAGAAGCGCGGGCAGGCGTTCTGGATCACCATCAACCGCCCGGACAAGCGCAACGCGCTCAATGCCGGTGTGATCGCGGGCATCGCCAGGGGTTATCGCGAGGCGCATGACGACAAGGACGTGCGTGTCATCGTGCTGACGGGCGCGGGCGACAAGGCGTTCTGCGCCGGCGCCGATCTGCAGAACAGCGGCGCGGCATTCTCGATGGATTTCTCGCGTCCGAATGTCGACTACGCCGATTTGCTGCGGCTGTCGCAGAACGCGACCAAGCCCGCGATCGCGCGGGTCGGCGGCGTCTGCATGGCGGGCGGCATGGGCCTGCTGTGCATGACCGATATGGCGGTCGCCGCCGATGGCGTGATCTTCGGCCTGCCGGAGGTGAAGGTCGGGGTGTTTCCGATGCAGGTGCTGAGCCTGCTGCAATCGATCGCGCCCGCACGCCTCATCAACGAATGGGCACTGACCGGCGAGCCGTTCGATGCCGCGACCGCACAGGCTGCGGGCCTTCTCAACTACGTCGTGCCGGCGGCCGAGCTCGATGCCAAGGTCGATTGGCTGATCGGCCGCATCGTCGACAAGTCACCGACGGCGATCCGTCGCGGCAAATATGCGATGCGGGCGATTGCCTCGATGTCGTTCGACGAAAGCATCGCCTACACCGAAAGCCAGATCGCGCTGCTCGCGATGACCGAGGACGCCAAGGAAGGCCTCAAGGCGTTCGGCGAGAAGCGCAAGCCGACCTGGACGGGGCGCTGA
- a CDS encoding extracellular solute-binding protein — MRKHPGLSRRDWLKGTGAVLAGTAFSTRVMAAAPAAEPVTPALIEAAKKEGQVVYYTSTDLPVAEKLAKAFEAKYAGITVRVERTGAERVFQRVGQEYASNIHAVDVVNSSDAAHFIVWKRDGILAPYVPEEVAKYYPEEHRDADGQFASFRVWLSIIAYNTNLVKAEDAPKSFADLLDPKWKGKIVKGHPGYSGTIMTATYQMQRDLGWSFFEQLAKQNIIQVQSSTDPPKKLDLGERAVMADGNEYNIFQLKEMGRPVEPVYATEGSPIIVGPNGIFKDCPHPNAARLFQSFALGREGQQLNVEIGGLRSVHAQAQEKAGRTPLKDIKTMKDDPAAVEREGEAIKAHYTRIFRV; from the coding sequence ATGAGGAAACATCCTGGGCTATCGCGCCGCGATTGGCTGAAGGGCACCGGTGCCGTGCTGGCAGGGACTGCCTTTTCAACGCGCGTGATGGCCGCCGCGCCAGCTGCGGAACCGGTTACGCCAGCGCTGATCGAGGCCGCGAAGAAGGAGGGGCAGGTCGTCTACTACACCTCGACCGATTTGCCGGTCGCCGAGAAATTGGCAAAGGCGTTCGAGGCGAAGTATGCGGGAATCACCGTGCGCGTCGAACGCACCGGCGCGGAGCGTGTGTTCCAGCGGGTGGGCCAGGAATACGCCAGCAACATTCACGCGGTCGACGTCGTCAATTCCTCCGACGCCGCGCATTTCATCGTGTGGAAGCGCGACGGCATCCTGGCGCCCTACGTCCCGGAGGAGGTCGCGAAATACTATCCGGAGGAGCATCGCGACGCGGACGGGCAATTCGCAAGCTTCCGGGTCTGGCTTTCGATCATTGCCTACAACACCAATCTCGTGAAGGCCGAGGATGCGCCGAAGAGCTTCGCCGATCTGCTCGATCCGAAATGGAAGGGCAAGATCGTCAAGGGGCACCCCGGCTATAGCGGCACCATCATGACCGCGACCTATCAGATGCAGCGCGACCTCGGCTGGAGCTTCTTTGAGCAGCTCGCCAAGCAGAACATCATACAGGTGCAGTCCTCGACCGATCCACCGAAGAAGCTCGATCTCGGCGAGCGCGCGGTGATGGCCGACGGCAACGAGTACAACATCTTTCAGCTGAAGGAGATGGGCCGCCCGGTCGAGCCGGTCTACGCCACCGAAGGGTCGCCGATCATTGTCGGCCCCAACGGGATATTCAAGGACTGTCCGCATCCGAATGCGGCAAGGCTGTTTCAGTCGTTCGCGCTCGGGCGCGAGGGGCAGCAGCTCAACGTCGAGATCGGCGGCCTCAGATCTGTCCATGCGCAGGCCCAGGAGAAGGCCGGGCGCACGCCGTTGAAGGACATCAAGACGATGAAGGACGACCCCGCCGCGGTGGAGCGGGAAGGGGAAGCGATCAAGGCGCACTACACCCGCATCTTCCGCGTTTGA
- a CDS encoding substrate-binding domain-containing protein: MSTQRQEGSDGTARTTTLNILSGGAAQSLVHSLTPAFEAETGLRIAGDFGAVGAMADRQRAGTPTDVVILTAALIANLADEGLVLQSSIADIGRVETALAVRTGDTPVAAEDAASLLASDAIFVPDTKASTAGIHVAKVLAQLDIANVVADRLRVYPNGATAMRHLAESRDRRPIGCTQSTEIISTEGVVLSGILPPGCGLATMYTAAVATRAASASQALRLITLLTSPETSRLRSQAGFVSGPTSSTQPTA, translated from the coding sequence ATGAGCACGCAGCGGCAAGAGGGTAGCGATGGAACAGCGCGCACGACAACGTTGAACATCCTGAGCGGCGGCGCGGCGCAGAGCCTGGTGCACAGCCTCACCCCAGCGTTCGAAGCCGAAACCGGCCTCCGCATCGCCGGCGATTTTGGTGCGGTCGGCGCCATGGCCGACAGACAGCGCGCCGGCACCCCGACCGATGTCGTGATCCTGACCGCTGCCCTCATTGCGAATCTGGCCGACGAAGGGCTGGTTTTGCAATCGTCGATCGCCGACATCGGCCGGGTCGAGACCGCTCTTGCGGTTCGGACCGGCGATACGCCTGTCGCCGCCGAGGATGCGGCCAGCCTGCTCGCGTCCGACGCCATCTTCGTGCCCGATACCAAGGCATCGACGGCCGGAATTCACGTTGCCAAAGTCCTTGCGCAACTCGACATCGCAAACGTGGTCGCCGACCGGCTAAGAGTCTATCCGAACGGCGCGACGGCCATGCGGCATCTGGCCGAGTCCCGTGACCGGCGGCCGATCGGCTGCACGCAATCGACCGAGATCATCAGCACTGAGGGTGTCGTGCTGTCGGGCATCCTGCCGCCGGGATGCGGGCTCGCGACCATGTATACGGCCGCGGTTGCCACGCGGGCAGCGTCGGCATCGCAGGCGCTACGTCTGATCACGTTGCTGACGTCGCCCGAGACATCACGGCTGCGCAGCCAGGCCGGCTTTGTCTCCGGACCGACGTCGTCGACACAACCCACAGCGTGA
- a CDS encoding tripartite tricarboxylate transporter substrate binding protein yields the protein MADFRYALMCVAALLTVSASGSHADAEDYPARPVRIIVPFGPGGPADVVARQIGSILQQDLGQPFVVENRTGAGGVIGTLEVAKASAVGYTLLMMSNTQTANESLVPQRKYELMRDLTPIATLNTSDLVIVVHPAVPAKTLQEFIALAKAEPGKLNYASSGQGTPYHMAGELFKAMAGINIVHVPYRNSGEARSGVIGGQVQMMIDAVPAMAPNVAESQVRALATTGKSRSAVLSNVPTVTEAGVSGYEATIWLGLMAPAGTPKPIIEKLNTAVNAAVRRPEVEKFWAEQGAVPMTMTPEAFDKFLRADIVKWADVVKRLDKTQ from the coding sequence ATGGCGGACTTTCGGTACGCCTTGATGTGTGTCGCGGCATTGCTGACCGTGTCGGCGTCAGGCTCGCATGCGGACGCCGAGGATTACCCTGCGCGGCCGGTCAGGATCATCGTTCCGTTTGGTCCCGGCGGTCCGGCCGACGTCGTTGCGCGCCAGATCGGCAGCATCCTGCAGCAAGACCTCGGCCAACCCTTCGTGGTGGAGAACCGCACCGGCGCCGGCGGCGTGATCGGCACGCTCGAGGTCGCGAAGGCGTCGGCCGTTGGCTATACCCTTCTGATGATGTCGAACACCCAGACCGCCAATGAATCGCTGGTGCCCCAGCGCAAATATGAGCTGATGCGCGACCTGACGCCGATCGCAACCCTCAACACTTCGGATCTGGTGATCGTGGTCCACCCCGCCGTGCCGGCGAAGACGCTGCAGGAGTTCATCGCGCTTGCAAAGGCAGAGCCCGGAAAGCTGAACTACGCCTCGTCGGGTCAGGGGACGCCGTATCACATGGCGGGCGAGTTGTTCAAAGCCATGGCCGGGATCAACATCGTGCATGTGCCCTACCGCAACAGTGGTGAGGCCCGCAGCGGCGTCATCGGCGGCCAGGTCCAGATGATGATCGACGCCGTTCCGGCGATGGCACCGAATGTTGCCGAAAGCCAGGTCCGCGCGCTCGCAACAACCGGCAAGTCCCGTTCCGCGGTGCTATCAAACGTTCCGACCGTGACCGAGGCGGGCGTTTCCGGTTATGAAGCGACGATCTGGCTCGGCCTGATGGCACCAGCGGGTACGCCGAAGCCGATCATCGAGAAGCTCAACACGGCCGTGAATGCCGCGGTCAGGCGGCCGGAGGTCGAGAAGTTTTGGGCCGAGCAAGGCGCGGTGCCAATGACAATGACGCCGGAAGCCTTCGACAAATTTCTGCGCGCCGATATCGTGAAGTGGGCAGACGTCGTCAAAAGACTGGACAAGACCCAATGA
- a CDS encoding FAD-linked oxidase C-terminal domain-containing protein, producing MKNASSLEQRLRSDLTGDVFFDAFNRGRYATDASFYQIMPAGVVVPRTVDEALRTLAIVRDAGRIVTPRGGGTSQCGQTVNDGIVVDLSKHLNRILSLDVENRTCVVEPGIVLDDLNRQLRKHGLWFPVDVSTASRATIGGMAGNNSCGGRSLRYGTMRDNTLSMDAALADGTLLHFGEVPRDLTRVNAPDSGSQLFRDMLDLGEREAAEIADKFPKVQRRVGGYNLDALVPRNAPNNMAHLLVGSEGTLAFTTRVELKLWPVIRNKALGVCHFGSFYEAMDAAQHLVKLRPIAVELVDRTMIALGREIAMFQPIISAAVRGDPDAILVVEFAEEDQADNLARLKQLGELMGDLGFGWDRPQRKWGGVVEIVEPALQSGIADFRAAGLNVMMSMKQEGKPVSFVEDCAVPLPHLADYTERLNAVFAKHGTRGTMYAHASEGCLHVRPVLNLKLEKDVKAMRAIAEEAFAMVREYKGSHSGEHGDGLVRSEFHETMFGARIVADFREVKQRFDPDNTLNPGKIVDPPKMDDRSLFRFSPDYRVGELKTALDWSAYPGAGGGFQGAVEMCNNNGACRKLEGGVMCPSYRATRNEKDVTRGRANTLRLAISGQLGADALASDEMMDTLKLCVSCKACRHECPTGVDMAKMKIEVLAARAATHGLSLRDRLVGYLPRYVDLASRFAPLANWRNRSPLLRALFEKFAGISAKRALPAFRRDTFRPDAEVLGPPEGREVVLFADTFNRGYERENLDAAVEVLVAGGYRVHLPKSSDGGRPPCCGRTFLSAGLVEQARAELDRLVATYAPFAARGVPIIGLEPSCLLTLRDELLSLRSDEAAKTVSAHALLFEEFLVREAEAGRLALPLGAVAGKAVVHGHCHQKSFGAFKPVEKVLRLVPGLDVKTIESSCCGMAGAFGYGADTYQASIEMAELSLLPAVRGADQDTLIVADGTSCRHQIKDGSGRTPLHVASVLAMSLKRATSNSDRSLSTKEKAHG from the coding sequence ATGAAGAACGCCTCCTCGCTCGAACAGCGCCTGCGGTCCGACCTGACCGGCGACGTGTTTTTCGATGCCTTCAACCGCGGCCGCTACGCGACCGACGCCTCGTTCTACCAGATCATGCCGGCCGGCGTGGTCGTGCCGCGCACCGTCGACGAGGCGCTGCGGACGCTTGCGATCGTCCGCGACGCCGGACGGATCGTCACCCCGCGCGGCGGCGGCACCTCGCAATGCGGCCAGACCGTCAACGACGGCATCGTGGTCGACCTCTCCAAGCACCTGAACCGCATCCTCTCGCTCGACGTCGAGAACCGGACCTGCGTGGTCGAGCCCGGCATCGTGCTCGACGATCTCAACCGTCAGCTCAGGAAGCATGGGCTGTGGTTTCCGGTCGACGTCTCGACCGCGTCGCGCGCCACGATCGGCGGCATGGCCGGCAACAATTCCTGCGGCGGCCGCTCGTTGCGCTACGGCACGATGCGCGACAACACGCTGTCGATGGATGCGGCCCTCGCCGACGGCACACTGCTGCATTTCGGCGAAGTGCCGCGCGACCTGACGCGGGTCAATGCTCCCGACAGCGGATCGCAGCTATTCCGCGACATGCTCGATCTCGGCGAGCGCGAGGCGGCCGAGATCGCGGACAAATTCCCCAAGGTGCAGCGCCGCGTCGGCGGCTATAATCTCGACGCGCTGGTGCCGCGCAACGCGCCGAACAACATGGCGCATCTTCTGGTCGGCTCGGAAGGCACCCTCGCCTTCACGACGCGGGTCGAGCTGAAGCTGTGGCCTGTCATCCGCAACAAGGCGCTCGGCGTCTGCCATTTCGGCAGCTTCTACGAGGCGATGGATGCGGCCCAGCATCTGGTCAAGCTGCGGCCGATCGCGGTCGAGCTGGTCGATCGCACCATGATCGCGCTCGGACGCGAGATCGCGATGTTCCAGCCGATCATTTCCGCCGCCGTGCGCGGCGATCCGGACGCCATACTTGTGGTCGAGTTCGCCGAGGAGGATCAGGCCGACAACCTCGCGCGCCTGAAGCAGCTCGGCGAGCTGATGGGCGATCTCGGCTTCGGCTGGGACAGACCGCAGCGCAAATGGGGCGGCGTGGTCGAGATCGTCGAGCCCGCGCTGCAATCCGGCATCGCCGATTTCCGCGCAGCCGGGCTCAACGTCATGATGTCGATGAAGCAGGAGGGCAAGCCGGTCTCGTTCGTCGAGGATTGCGCGGTGCCGCTGCCGCATCTTGCCGACTACACCGAGCGGCTCAATGCCGTGTTCGCCAAGCATGGCACCCGCGGCACGATGTATGCGCACGCCTCCGAGGGCTGCCTGCATGTGCGCCCGGTGCTCAATCTGAAGCTCGAGAAGGACGTCAAGGCAATGCGCGCCATTGCCGAGGAAGCCTTCGCGATGGTGCGCGAATACAAGGGGTCGCATTCCGGCGAGCACGGCGACGGCCTGGTGCGCTCGGAATTCCACGAGACGATGTTCGGCGCGCGCATCGTGGCCGATTTCCGCGAGGTCAAGCAGCGCTTCGATCCGGACAACACGCTAAATCCGGGCAAGATCGTCGATCCACCGAAAATGGACGACCGCTCGCTGTTTCGTTTTTCGCCGGACTATCGCGTCGGCGAATTGAAGACGGCGCTGGACTGGTCGGCCTATCCCGGCGCCGGCGGCGGCTTCCAGGGCGCGGTCGAGATGTGCAACAACAACGGCGCCTGCCGCAAGCTCGAAGGCGGCGTGATGTGCCCGTCCTATCGGGCGACGCGCAACGAGAAGGACGTCACCCGCGGCCGCGCCAACACGCTTCGGCTCGCGATCTCGGGCCAGTTGGGTGCGGACGCGCTCGCCTCCGACGAGATGATGGACACGCTGAAACTCTGCGTCTCCTGCAAGGCCTGCCGCCATGAATGCCCGACCGGCGTCGACATGGCCAAGATGAAGATCGAGGTGCTGGCGGCCCGCGCCGCGACGCACGGCCTGTCGCTGCGCGACCGGCTGGTCGGCTACCTGCCGCGCTATGTCGATCTCGCCTCGCGCTTCGCGCCGCTCGCGAACTGGCGCAACCGCAGCCCGCTGCTGCGCGCGCTGTTCGAGAAATTCGCCGGGATCAGCGCAAAGCGCGCGCTGCCGGCGTTTCGCCGCGACACCTTCCGGCCGGACGCCGAGGTGCTGGGACCGCCTGAGGGGCGCGAAGTCGTGCTGTTCGCCGATACGTTCAACCGCGGCTATGAGCGGGAGAATCTCGACGCCGCGGTCGAGGTCCTGGTCGCCGGCGGCTATCGCGTGCATCTGCCCAAATCGTCGGACGGCGGCCGCCCGCCGTGCTGCGGCCGAACGTTCCTGTCGGCCGGACTCGTCGAGCAGGCGCGAGCCGAGCTCGACCGGCTGGTTGCGACCTACGCGCCGTTCGCCGCGCGCGGCGTGCCGATCATTGGGCTCGAGCCGAGCTGCCTGCTGACCTTGCGCGACGAGCTGCTGTCGTTGCGTTCGGATGAGGCCGCGAAGACCGTCAGCGCCCACGCCCTGCTGTTCGAGGAGTTTCTGGTGCGGGAGGCCGAGGCCGGACGGCTCGCCCTGCCGCTCGGCGCCGTCGCCGGCAAGGCCGTCGTGCATGGTCATTGCCACCAAAAATCCTTCGGCGCATTCAAGCCGGTGGAGAAGGTGCTGCGTCTGGTGCCCGGCCTCGACGTCAAGACCATCGAGTCGAGCTGCTGCGGCATGGCCGGCGCGTTCGGCTATGGCGCGGACACCTATCAGGCCTCGATCGAGATGGCCGAGCTGTCGCTGCTGCCCGCGGTGCGCGGCGCGGATCAGGACACGCTGATCGTGGCCGACGGCACCTCGTGCCGGCACCAGATCAAGGACGGCAGCGGACGCACGCCGCTGCATGTCGCCAGCGTATTGGCGATGAGCCTGAAACGTGCGACATCAAATTCCGACAGATCGTTATCGACAAAGGAAAAGGCCCATGGCTGA
- a CDS encoding molybdopterin oxidoreductase family protein: protein MNQHAKIDIRHSTCPHDCPSACALDVEVIEGRSIGRVRGSKRQTYTAGVVCAKVARYAERIHHAERLMHPLRRTGPKGSGQFARISWDEALDEIAARFDAAEREFGAESVWPYYYAGTMGLVMRDGLNRLSHVKKYSRFYGTICSTIARIGFAAGTGKIAGVDPREMGVSDLVVIWGTNPVNTQVNVMTHASRARKERGAKIAAIDVYNNETMKQADIKILLRPGTDGAFACAVMHVLFREGFADRDYLARYTDCPGELEAHLKTRTPEWGSAISGVPVEEIEAFARLVGTTKRAFFRLGYGFTRSRNGAAQMHAALCIPAVTGAWQYEGGGAFFNNAGIWRFDESIIEGHDAIDPSTRVLDQSKIGRILTGDAEALKGGGPVKAMLIQNTNPMTVAPEQALVRQGFAREDLFVAVHEQFMTETAQMADIVLPATMFMEHDDLYYGGGHQHISVGPKLIDPPGECRSNHEVLQGLGRRLNAVHPGFDMTPRQLIDATLKKSGHGDIEKLEADIWRDLQPDFRTSHYLDGFAHADKKFHFKVDWGKVPVGAGGLMGAWDKMPSLPDHWTIIEEADTQHPFRLATSPSRSFLNTSFNETPSSQAREGAPTVMIHPDDAAALSIADGEAVTLGNTRGETTLTAKLFDGVRRGVLIAESIHPNKSHIGGRGINMLTGAEAVAPLGGAAFHDNKVWIRKASAAA from the coding sequence ATGAACCAGCATGCCAAGATCGATATCCGCCATTCCACCTGTCCGCACGACTGCCCCTCGGCATGTGCGCTCGACGTCGAGGTGATCGAGGGCCGCTCGATCGGCAGGGTGCGTGGCTCGAAACGGCAGACCTATACGGCCGGCGTGGTCTGCGCCAAGGTCGCGCGTTACGCCGAGCGCATTCACCATGCCGAGCGGCTGATGCATCCGCTGCGCCGGACCGGCCCGAAGGGCTCCGGCCAGTTCGCACGGATTTCCTGGGACGAGGCGCTGGACGAGATCGCGGCGCGATTCGACGCTGCCGAGCGGGAATTCGGCGCCGAGTCGGTCTGGCCTTATTACTACGCCGGCACCATGGGGCTCGTGATGCGCGACGGCCTCAACCGGTTGTCGCATGTGAAGAAGTACTCGCGCTTCTACGGCACGATCTGCTCGACCATCGCGCGCATCGGCTTCGCCGCTGGGACCGGCAAGATCGCCGGCGTCGATCCGCGCGAGATGGGCGTCTCTGATCTCGTCGTGATCTGGGGCACCAATCCGGTGAACACCCAGGTCAACGTGATGACGCATGCATCGCGCGCGCGGAAGGAGCGCGGCGCGAAGATCGCAGCGATCGACGTTTACAATAACGAGACCATGAAGCAGGCCGACATCAAGATCCTGCTGCGGCCTGGCACCGATGGCGCCTTCGCCTGCGCCGTGATGCACGTGCTGTTCCGCGAAGGATTTGCCGATCGCGATTATCTCGCGCGCTATACCGATTGCCCGGGCGAGCTGGAAGCGCATCTGAAGACCCGCACGCCGGAATGGGGCTCAGCGATCTCGGGCGTGCCGGTCGAGGAGATCGAGGCGTTCGCACGGCTGGTCGGGACCACCAAGCGCGCGTTCTTCCGCCTTGGTTACGGCTTCACCCGCAGCCGCAACGGCGCCGCGCAGATGCACGCCGCGCTGTGCATTCCCGCGGTGACCGGCGCCTGGCAGTACGAGGGCGGCGGCGCGTTCTTCAACAATGCCGGCATCTGGCGTTTCGACGAGTCCATCATCGAGGGCCACGACGCGATCGATCCCTCGACGCGGGTGCTCGACCAGTCGAAGATCGGCCGCATCCTGACCGGCGATGCCGAGGCGCTGAAGGGTGGCGGGCCGGTCAAGGCGATGCTGATCCAGAACACCAATCCGATGACGGTGGCGCCCGAGCAGGCGCTGGTGCGCCAGGGCTTTGCCCGCGAGGATCTGTTCGTCGCGGTGCATGAGCAGTTCATGACCGAGACGGCGCAGATGGCCGATATCGTGCTGCCGGCAACGATGTTCATGGAGCACGACGACCTCTATTACGGTGGCGGTCATCAGCATATCTCGGTCGGCCCGAAGCTGATCGATCCGCCCGGCGAATGCCGCTCCAACCACGAGGTGCTGCAGGGGCTCGGCCGCAGGCTCAATGCCGTGCATCCCGGTTTCGACATGACGCCGCGCCAGCTGATCGATGCGACGCTGAAGAAGAGCGGGCACGGCGATATCGAAAAGCTGGAGGCCGATATTTGGCGTGACCTCCAGCCGGATTTCCGCACCTCGCATTATCTCGACGGCTTCGCCCATGCCGACAAGAAGTTCCACTTCAAGGTCGATTGGGGCAAGGTCCCGGTCGGCGCGGGCGGGCTGATGGGCGCTTGGGACAAGATGCCCTCGCTGCCCGACCACTGGACCATCATCGAGGAGGCGGACACGCAGCATCCGTTCCGGCTCGCGACGTCACCCTCGCGCAGCTTCCTCAACACCAGCTTCAACGAAACACCGTCGTCGCAGGCCCGCGAGGGCGCGCCGACCGTGATGATCCACCCCGACGATGCGGCCGCGCTGTCGATTGCCGACGGGGAGGCCGTGACGCTCGGCAACACGCGCGGCGAGACCACGCTCACCGCAAAGCTGTTCGATGGCGTTCGCCGCGGCGTGCTGATCGCCGAGTCGATTCACCCGAACAAGTCCCACATCGGCGGGCGCGGCATCAACATGCTGACAGGCGCGGAGGCCGTCGCACCGCTTGGCGGGGCCGCGTTCCACGACAACAAGGTCTGGATCAGGAAGGCGTCCGCCGCCGCTTAA
- a CDS encoding GntR family transcriptional regulator, producing the protein MKSAIPETGVPITQPAAGNGSDRQEVSLHGEILLRLRDYVVEGNIPEGGRVPERQLCEMLGISRTPLREALKVLAAEGLIELLPNRGARVRQLSQRDLEELFDVMAGLESLAGRLACESITDEEIAAIERLHYEMYGHYLHRDMHGYFQTNQQIHESIVAAARNETLKTTYANFAGRIRRVRYSANFARKRQRWAEAMREHEAILDALRRRASSELSDILFAHLRNKRGAALEHLAEGPDAAPEATPQSS; encoded by the coding sequence ATGAAATCTGCGATTCCCGAGACCGGGGTTCCGATCACCCAACCCGCCGCCGGCAACGGCAGCGACCGCCAGGAGGTCTCGCTTCACGGCGAGATCCTGTTGCGGCTGCGCGACTACGTCGTGGAAGGCAACATTCCCGAGGGCGGGCGCGTTCCGGAACGCCAGCTGTGCGAAATGCTGGGGATCTCCAGGACGCCGCTGCGCGAGGCGCTCAAGGTGCTGGCCGCCGAGGGCCTGATCGAGCTGTTGCCCAACCGCGGCGCGCGGGTGCGCCAGCTCAGCCAGCGCGACCTCGAGGAACTGTTCGACGTCATGGCCGGGCTGGAGAGCCTGGCCGGTCGGCTGGCCTGCGAGAGCATCACGGACGAGGAAATCGCGGCGATCGAGCGGCTGCACTACGAGATGTACGGCCACTACCTGCACCGCGACATGCACGGCTATTTCCAGACCAACCAGCAGATCCACGAGAGCATCGTCGCGGCTGCGCGCAACGAGACGCTGAAGACGACCTACGCCAACTTCGCGGGCCGGATCCGCCGCGTGCGCTATTCCGCGAACTTCGCCCGCAAGCGGCAGCGCTGGGCCGAGGCGATGCGCGAGCACGAGGCGATCCTCGATGCGCTGCGCCGCCGCGCCAGCAGCGAGCTCAGCGACATCCTGTTCGCCCATCTGCGCAACAAGCGGGGCGCCGCCCTCGAGCACCTCGCCGAGGGGCCTGACGCCGCCCCAGAGGCAACGCCTCAGAGCAGCTAG
- a CDS encoding heme-binding protein, with protein sequence MAELTLETARKILDAALAKGVEKKLKPLVVTILDARGAVKVTAAQDGTSLMRAEIAHGKAYGALALGMGSRALFQRAQEQAYFIDSVNTLAQGRLVPVPGGVLIMDGSTLLGAVGVSGDTSDNDEICAVAGIEAAGLKANAG encoded by the coding sequence ATGGCTGAGCTCACTCTCGAAACTGCCCGCAAGATTCTGGATGCCGCACTCGCCAAGGGCGTCGAGAAGAAGCTGAAGCCGCTGGTCGTTACGATCCTCGACGCGCGCGGCGCGGTGAAGGTGACGGCGGCGCAGGACGGCACCAGCCTGATGCGGGCCGAGATCGCCCACGGCAAGGCCTATGGCGCGCTGGCGCTGGGGATGGGATCGCGGGCGCTGTTTCAGCGCGCGCAGGAGCAGGCCTATTTCATCGACAGCGTGAACACGCTGGCGCAGGGCCGGCTGGTGCCGGTCCCCGGCGGCGTGCTGATCATGGACGGCTCGACCCTGCTCGGCGCCGTCGGCGTCAGCGGCGACACGTCCGACAATGACGAGATCTGCGCCGTGGCCGGCATCGAAGCCGCCGGCCTGAAGGCCAACGCCGGCTAG